The Rhododendron vialii isolate Sample 1 chromosome 6a, ASM3025357v1 genome includes a window with the following:
- the LOC131329122 gene encoding transcription factor MYB8-like, translated as MGRSPCCEKAHTNKGAWTKDEDTRLINYIRDHGEGSWRSLPKSAGLLRCGKSCRLRWINYLRPDLKRGNFTEEEDELIIKLHSLLGNKWSLIAGRLPGRTDNEIKNYWNTHIKRKLITRGLDPQTHRPLKAVTNSQFDYKTTSQPPSPQTDVVLTGQLASNQLRTTAAAADSVDCSSGTTVETQPQPIPQPPIQTDRICESIDLELSIGLVPFQSRSPGSFSANSAESKLERREAAAAAAAAACLCWQLGSRGGQLCSNCESSNSNRFLLY; from the exons ATGGGAAGATCACCTTGCTGTGAGAAAGCTCACACAAACAAAGGTGCGTGGACCAAGGACGAGGACACGCGCCTCATCAACTACATCAGGGATCACGGCGAGGGCAGCTGGCGCTCCCTCCCCAAATCCGCCG GATTGCTTCGATGTGGGAAGAGTTGCAGACTGCGGTGGATAAATTATCTGAGGCCTGATCTGAAGAGGGGTAATTTCACTGAAGAAGAAGACGAGCTCATTATTAAGCTTCACAGCTTACTCGGTAACAA GTGGTCATTGATAGCGGGAAGATTACCAGGTAGAACCGACAACGAGATAAAAAACTACTGGAACACACACATCAAGCGGAAACTTATCACGCGCGGCCTCGACCCCCAAACTCACCGCCCACTCAAGGCCGTCACCAATTCCCAATTCGACTACAAAACCACTTCTCAACCTCCTTCACCCCAAACCGACGTCGTTTTAACCGGCCAACTCGCATCGAATCAGCTCAGAACAACGGCCGCGGCGGCGGACTCGGTCGACTGCAGCAGCGGCACCACCGTGGAGACTCAGCCCCAACCAATTCCGCAGCCGCCGATTCAAACGGATCGAATCTGCGAATCGATCGACCTGGAGCTGTCGATCGGACTCGTCCCGTTCCAGTCTCGATCACCGGGTAGTTTTTCGGCAAACTCGGCCGAGTCGAAGTTGGAGAGGAgggaggcggcggcggcggcggcggcggcggcgtgtTTGTGCTGGCAGTTGGGGTCTCGAGGGGGTCAATTGTGTAGTAATTGCGAGAGCAGTAATTCTAATAGGTTTTTATTATACTAG
- the LOC131329125 gene encoding O-fucosyltransferase 9 isoform X1 has product MHGYSRLGRPSTPSPPSSPRFRHGRSKNAIVGGSTVGGSFKGGGGGDVKLQNFVERLVYMVVAGVYRRRGVLLFAPLLYISGMLLYMGSLGFDMVVVSDRVSGKAAPLGSVYRSPQVFERLWPFMEAENNGSSSNALMHAWNPRLRQVWKPCLNHSFSEAGKKSNGFLIIEANGGLNQQRLSISDAVAVAELLNATLVIPIFHLNSVWRDSSKFGDIFDEEFFIYALRNHVNVIKELPEDTLERFNYNISSIVNLRVKAWSSPAYYLQKVLPKLVEMGAVRIAPFSNRLAHAVPSNIQGIRCLANFEALRFSEPIRILAAKMVDRMVRNSSKSGGKYVSVHLRFEEDMVAFSCCEYDGGEEEKREMDIARERSWRGKFRRRGRIIRPGAIRMDGKCPLTPLEVGMMLRGMGFDNTTSLYVAAGKIYKAEKYMAPLKKIFPRLETKDTLASPEELAPFQGHSSRLAALDYTVCLHSEVFVTTQGGNFPHFLMGHRRYLYGGHSKTINPDKRKLALLFDSPDIRWETFKRQLQEMLHHSDVKASELRKPSGSLYTHPMPDCMCKQADVRNEADLTR; this is encoded by the exons ATGCACGGCTACAGCCGCCTCGGCCGCCCCTCCACGCCATCACCCCCCTCGTCGCCGCGCTTCCGCCACGGCCGCTCCAAGAATGCAATTGTCGGTGGCAGCACCGTCGGCGGCAGTTTTAAGGGAGGAGGAGGCGGGGATGTGAAATTGCAGAATTTTGTGGAGCGGTTGGTGTACATGGTAGTGGCGGGGGTGTATAGGCGGCGAGGCGTGTTATTATTCGCGCCGTTGTTGTATATATCGGGGATGTTGCTGTATATGGGGAGTTTAGGGTTTGATATGGTCGTTGTTAGTGATAGAGTTAGCGGTAAGGCGGCTCCGCTTGGGTCGGTGTATCGGAGTCCTCAGGTTTTTGAGAGGCTCTGGCCGTTCATGGAGGCTGAAAACAACGGAAGCTCCTCCAATGCG TTAATGCATGCGTGGAATCCAAGGCTCCGCCAAGTTTGGAAGCCGTGTCTTAATCATAGCTTTTCTGAAGCAG GGAAAAAGTCAAATGGTTTCCTTATAATTGAAGCAAATGGTGGTTTGAACCAACAACGATTATCT ATATCGGATGCGGTTGCTGTGGCTGAACTTCTAAACGCGACTCTTGTTATTCCAATATTTCATTTAAACAGTGTTTGGCGGGATTCCAG CAAGTTTGGGGACATATTTGATGAGGAATTCTTCATTTATGCGCTAAGAAATCATGTGAATGTGATCAAAGAGCTCCCAGAAGATACACTAGAGCGTTTCAACTACAATATTAGCAGCATCGTGAACTTGAGAGTAAAAGCTTGGTCAAGTCCAGCCTACTATCTTCAAAAGGTCCTTCCAAAACTGGTAGAGATGGG GGCTGTGCGGATTGCACCTTTCTCCAACAGATTGGCTCATGCAGTTCCATCAAATATTCAAGGTATTAGATGTTTGGCCAATTTTGAAGCGCTCAGGTTTTCAGAGCCCATACGAATTCTTGCAGCAAAGATGGTTGACCGGATGGTTAGGAATAGCTCCAAGAGTGGTGGAAAGTATGTTTCAGTGCATCTCCGGTTTGAAGAG GATATGGTGGCATTCTCATGCTGTGAGTATGATGGTGGTGAGGAAGAAAAGCGTGAAATGGACATTGCTCGTGAAAGAAGTTGGAGAGGAAAGTTCCGTAGGAGGGGTCGAATAATTAGGCCTGGTGCAATTCGGATGGATGGTAAATGCCCATTGACTCCCTTGGAG GTGGGAATGATGCTTAGGGGCATGGGTTTTGATAATACCACCTCTCTTTATGTTGCTGCGGGGAAAATTTATAAAGCTGAGAAGTATATGGCACCActtaaaaaaatctttccacGTTTAGAAACAAAGGATACACTAGCGTCCCCAGAAGAACTTGCTCCATTTCAG GGCCACTCGTCTAGGTTGGCTGCTCTTGATTATACAGTTTGCCTTCACAGTGAAGTCTTTGTCACAACTCAAGGGGGGAACTTCCCCCACTTCTTGATGGGTCATAGGCGCTACTTGTATGGAGGGCATTCTAAAACCATCAATCCTGATAAGAGAAAACTAGCACTATTATTTGATAGCCCTGATATCAG ATGGGAGACCTTCAAGCGGCAATTGCAAGAAATGCTTCATCACAGTGATGTAAAAGCAAGTGAATTGAGAAAACCCAGCGGCTCGCTCTACACGCACCCAATGCCAGATTGCATGTGTAAACAGGCAGATGTCAGAAATGAGGCTGATTTAACACGGTAA
- the LOC131329125 gene encoding O-fucosyltransferase 9 isoform X2 has product MHGYSRLGRPSTPSPPSSPRFRHGRSKNAIVGGSTVGGSFKGGGGGDVKLQNFVERLVYMVVAGVYRRRGVLLFAPLLYISGMLLYMGSLGFDMVVVSDRVSGKAAPLGSVYRSPQVFERLWPFMEAENNGSSSNALMHAWNPRLRQVWKPCLNHSFSEAGKKSNGFLIIEANGGLNQQRLSISDAVAVAELLNATLVIPIFHLNSVWRDSSKFGDIFDEEFFIYALRNHVNVIKELPEDTLERFNYNISSIVNLRVKAWSSPAYYLQKVLPKLVEMGAVRIAPFSNRLAHAVPSNIQGIRCLANFEALRFSEPIRILAAKMVDRMVRNSSKSGGKYVSVHLRFEEDMVAFSCCEYDGGEEEKREMDIARERSWRGKFRRRGRIIRPGAIRMDGKCPLTPLEVGMMLRGMGFDNTTSLYVAAGKIYKAEKYMAPLKKIFPRLETKDTLASPEELAPFQMGDLQAAIARNASSQ; this is encoded by the exons ATGCACGGCTACAGCCGCCTCGGCCGCCCCTCCACGCCATCACCCCCCTCGTCGCCGCGCTTCCGCCACGGCCGCTCCAAGAATGCAATTGTCGGTGGCAGCACCGTCGGCGGCAGTTTTAAGGGAGGAGGAGGCGGGGATGTGAAATTGCAGAATTTTGTGGAGCGGTTGGTGTACATGGTAGTGGCGGGGGTGTATAGGCGGCGAGGCGTGTTATTATTCGCGCCGTTGTTGTATATATCGGGGATGTTGCTGTATATGGGGAGTTTAGGGTTTGATATGGTCGTTGTTAGTGATAGAGTTAGCGGTAAGGCGGCTCCGCTTGGGTCGGTGTATCGGAGTCCTCAGGTTTTTGAGAGGCTCTGGCCGTTCATGGAGGCTGAAAACAACGGAAGCTCCTCCAATGCG TTAATGCATGCGTGGAATCCAAGGCTCCGCCAAGTTTGGAAGCCGTGTCTTAATCATAGCTTTTCTGAAGCAG GGAAAAAGTCAAATGGTTTCCTTATAATTGAAGCAAATGGTGGTTTGAACCAACAACGATTATCT ATATCGGATGCGGTTGCTGTGGCTGAACTTCTAAACGCGACTCTTGTTATTCCAATATTTCATTTAAACAGTGTTTGGCGGGATTCCAG CAAGTTTGGGGACATATTTGATGAGGAATTCTTCATTTATGCGCTAAGAAATCATGTGAATGTGATCAAAGAGCTCCCAGAAGATACACTAGAGCGTTTCAACTACAATATTAGCAGCATCGTGAACTTGAGAGTAAAAGCTTGGTCAAGTCCAGCCTACTATCTTCAAAAGGTCCTTCCAAAACTGGTAGAGATGGG GGCTGTGCGGATTGCACCTTTCTCCAACAGATTGGCTCATGCAGTTCCATCAAATATTCAAGGTATTAGATGTTTGGCCAATTTTGAAGCGCTCAGGTTTTCAGAGCCCATACGAATTCTTGCAGCAAAGATGGTTGACCGGATGGTTAGGAATAGCTCCAAGAGTGGTGGAAAGTATGTTTCAGTGCATCTCCGGTTTGAAGAG GATATGGTGGCATTCTCATGCTGTGAGTATGATGGTGGTGAGGAAGAAAAGCGTGAAATGGACATTGCTCGTGAAAGAAGTTGGAGAGGAAAGTTCCGTAGGAGGGGTCGAATAATTAGGCCTGGTGCAATTCGGATGGATGGTAAATGCCCATTGACTCCCTTGGAG GTGGGAATGATGCTTAGGGGCATGGGTTTTGATAATACCACCTCTCTTTATGTTGCTGCGGGGAAAATTTATAAAGCTGAGAAGTATATGGCACCActtaaaaaaatctttccacGTTTAGAAACAAAGGATACACTAGCGTCCCCAGAAGAACTTGCTCCATTTCAG ATGGGAGACCTTCAAGCGGCAATTGCAAGAAATGCTTCATCACAGTGA
- the LOC131329125 gene encoding O-fucosyltransferase 9 isoform X3, protein MHGYSRLGRPSTPSPPSSPRFRHGRSKNAIVGGSTVGGSFKGGGGGDVKLQNFVERLVYMVVAGVYRRRGVLLFAPLLYISGMLLYMGSLGFDMVVVSDRVSGKAAPLGSVYRSPQVFERLWPFMEAENNGSSSNALMHAWNPRLRQVWKPCLNHSFSEAGKKSNGFLIIEANGGLNQQRLSISDAVAVAELLNATLVIPIFHLNSVWRDSSKFGDIFDEEFFIYALRNHVNVIKELPEDTLERFNYNISSIVNLRVKAWSSPAYYLQKVLPKLVEMGAVRIAPFSNRLAHAVPSNIQGIRCLANFEALRFSEPIRILAAKMVDRMVRNSSKSGGKYVSVHLRFEEDMVAFSCCEYDGGEEEKREMDIARERSWRGKFRRRGRIIRPGAIRMDGKCPLTPLEVGMMLRGMGFDNTTSLYVAAGKIYKAEKYMAPLKKIFPRLETKDTLASPEELAPFQVGCS, encoded by the exons ATGCACGGCTACAGCCGCCTCGGCCGCCCCTCCACGCCATCACCCCCCTCGTCGCCGCGCTTCCGCCACGGCCGCTCCAAGAATGCAATTGTCGGTGGCAGCACCGTCGGCGGCAGTTTTAAGGGAGGAGGAGGCGGGGATGTGAAATTGCAGAATTTTGTGGAGCGGTTGGTGTACATGGTAGTGGCGGGGGTGTATAGGCGGCGAGGCGTGTTATTATTCGCGCCGTTGTTGTATATATCGGGGATGTTGCTGTATATGGGGAGTTTAGGGTTTGATATGGTCGTTGTTAGTGATAGAGTTAGCGGTAAGGCGGCTCCGCTTGGGTCGGTGTATCGGAGTCCTCAGGTTTTTGAGAGGCTCTGGCCGTTCATGGAGGCTGAAAACAACGGAAGCTCCTCCAATGCG TTAATGCATGCGTGGAATCCAAGGCTCCGCCAAGTTTGGAAGCCGTGTCTTAATCATAGCTTTTCTGAAGCAG GGAAAAAGTCAAATGGTTTCCTTATAATTGAAGCAAATGGTGGTTTGAACCAACAACGATTATCT ATATCGGATGCGGTTGCTGTGGCTGAACTTCTAAACGCGACTCTTGTTATTCCAATATTTCATTTAAACAGTGTTTGGCGGGATTCCAG CAAGTTTGGGGACATATTTGATGAGGAATTCTTCATTTATGCGCTAAGAAATCATGTGAATGTGATCAAAGAGCTCCCAGAAGATACACTAGAGCGTTTCAACTACAATATTAGCAGCATCGTGAACTTGAGAGTAAAAGCTTGGTCAAGTCCAGCCTACTATCTTCAAAAGGTCCTTCCAAAACTGGTAGAGATGGG GGCTGTGCGGATTGCACCTTTCTCCAACAGATTGGCTCATGCAGTTCCATCAAATATTCAAGGTATTAGATGTTTGGCCAATTTTGAAGCGCTCAGGTTTTCAGAGCCCATACGAATTCTTGCAGCAAAGATGGTTGACCGGATGGTTAGGAATAGCTCCAAGAGTGGTGGAAAGTATGTTTCAGTGCATCTCCGGTTTGAAGAG GATATGGTGGCATTCTCATGCTGTGAGTATGATGGTGGTGAGGAAGAAAAGCGTGAAATGGACATTGCTCGTGAAAGAAGTTGGAGAGGAAAGTTCCGTAGGAGGGGTCGAATAATTAGGCCTGGTGCAATTCGGATGGATGGTAAATGCCCATTGACTCCCTTGGAG GTGGGAATGATGCTTAGGGGCATGGGTTTTGATAATACCACCTCTCTTTATGTTGCTGCGGGGAAAATTTATAAAGCTGAGAAGTATATGGCACCActtaaaaaaatctttccacGTTTAGAAACAAAGGATACACTAGCGTCCCCAGAAGAACTTGCTCCATTTCAG GTTGGCTGCTCTTGA